One segment of Tachyglossus aculeatus isolate mTacAcu1 chromosome 16, mTacAcu1.pri, whole genome shotgun sequence DNA contains the following:
- the PITHD1 gene encoding PITH domain-containing protein 1, translated as MSDGHGHGHGGGHGHGHGGGGCRWEHEEAPEHRGAAYGLYLRIDLDRLQCLNESRQHTGRLVFKPWDQRHDRLKFVESDDDEELLFNIPFTGHVKLKGIIVMGEDDDSHPSEMRLFKNIPQMSFDDTEREPDQTFSLNRDPTGELEYATKISRFSSVYHLSIHIAKNFGAETTKILYIGLRGEWTEVRQHGVTICNYEAAANPADHKVQQVTPQTHFIS; from the exons ATGTCCGACGGGCACGGGCACGGGCACGGGGGCGGGCACGGGCACGGGCACGGGGGCGGGGGTTGCCGTTGGGAGCACGAGGAGGCCCCGGAGCATCGCGGGGCGGCCTACGGCCTCTACCTGCGCATCGACCTGGACCGCCTGCAGTGTCTGAACGAGAGCCGGCAGCACACCGGGCGCCTCGTCTTCAAGCCCTGGGACCAGCGACACGACAGGCTCAag TTCGTGGAAAGCGATGACGACGAAGAGCTCCTCTTCAATATCCC GTTTACAGGTCACGTCAAGCTCAAAGGGATCATCGTGATGGGAGAGGACGACGACTCCCACCCCTCCGAGATGAGGCT gTTCAAGAACATCCCGCAGATGTCCTTCGACGACACGGAACGGGAACCCGACCAGACGTTCAGTCTGAACCGGGATCCCACTGGCGAGCTGGAATACGCTACCAA GATTTCTCGTTTCTCCAGCGTCTACCATCTGTCCATTCACATCGCCAAAAACTTTGGAGCCGAAACGACGAAAATCTTGTACATCGGCCTGAGGGGCGAATGGACCgag GTCCGTCAGCACGGAGTGACCATCTGCAACTACGAAGCAGCGGCCAACCCGGCCGACCACAAGGTCCAGCAGGTCACCCCCCAGACCCACTTCATCTCCTAA